GCGGCGCATGTCGACGAGGACTGGAACATCGCGCGCTGGGGGCTGGACGACGAAGTCGCGGCGCGGCGGGCGGCGCGGCAGGTCGAGTTCCAGGCCGCGGCGCGGGTGCTGGCGGCGCTGTCGCCGCGTGCAATCGCGCCTGGAAGTTAACGAGGGGTTTACGGCCGTCGGATAGCTTGACCGGACACGCGCGGGGCGAAGGCATCTCGATGGCGATCTCGGTCAATCCGAACCTTCCGGTGCTCGCCCTTCAGGGCGTGACCGCCGATGTCGCGCTGCAGCCCGGCACGGTGGTGCAGGCCAAAGTGCTGTCGATCCTCGACAACAACCAGGTCCGGATCGCGATCGGCGGCCAGACCGTGGAGGCCACCACGCAGATTCCGCTGCAGCCCGGGCAGAGCCTGCAGGTCGCGGTGTCGCAGACCGATCAGGGCATTCGCCTCGCGGTGGTCAACCAGCCGGCGACGGCGTCGGTCACGACCGCCAATCTCGCCGCGTCCAGCGCCGCGCTCGACACCGTCACGCTGGCGCCGCAGGCGATCACGCTCACGGCGCAAGCCGCACCCAGCATCGTGCCGTCGGCCAATGCGCTGACGCCGCAGCAACTCACGGCCCTGACGACCGCGGCGCAAATCGCCGCCACGCAGCAGACCGGGCTGTCGTCGCTGTTCGCCAATCTCGACGCGGCGACCGATCTCGCCAGCCTGCCGCAAGCGGTGCGCGCGGCGGTGGAGCAGGTGCTGGCGCAGCGCGCCAATCTCACGCCGGCGCTGACCGGCGCGGATATCCAGCGCGCGTTTCAGGGGTCGGGCATCCTGCTCGAAGCGTCGCTGGCGACCGGCGCGCAGCCGGCGACCGCCGGCACCGATCTCAAGGCGGCGCTGATCGTGCTGCGCCAGGTGCTGAGCAGCGCGCTCGGCGGCAGCGCGACCGCCGCGCAAGCGGCGTCGACAGCCACGACCACGCCGCTCCTTCAGAGCGGGCAGGGCACGCAGTTACTTGCTCAGGCCGCGCTGCTCGCCACGCAGGCCGAACTGCCGAACGCGACAGCGCCAACGACCGCGCAGGCGACGACGCCGTTCGCGACCGCCGGCCTGGCGACCGCGACGTCGCAGATGCTCGCGTCGCTCGGAATCTCGGTCGCCGCCACCTCGGGTGCTGCGACCGACGCGGCCGAGCAGGCGCTGGTCCGCAACGTGATCAATCAGCTCACCAACGTCAACGCGTCGGCACCGGCATCGCCGACCGCGGCGGCCGCGACAGCAGAGTCCGCCGCGGCGCTGAGCGCGCTGCAAGCGGCGATCCAGGCCAATCCGCAGACCGCGGCGCTGCTCGCCAAGGCCGGCTTCGCCAACAACGCGCTGCTGCTGTCGCTGCTGCCGGCGGTGGCCGGCGGCGCGCGCGCGGGCAAGGTCGACGACAATGCGATCGCGCGCACCAACACGCCGCCGCCGCCGATCGGCGGCGCGCTGCCGGCGGCACAGCCGGTGATGCCGGCGAATCTCGATCCGCACGCGCCGCTCGACGCCACGCTGCGTCGCATCCTCACCGAGACCGAAGGTTCGCTGGCGCGGCAGACGCTGTTGCAGGTCGCCTCGCTGCCGGATCGGACCGAACTCGCCGCGGCGAAATTCGACGCGCCGCAGCCGCGCTGGAGCTTCGAGATCCCGTTCACCACGCCGCAGGGCACCGCGGTGGCGCAATTCGAAATCTCCCGCGACGGCGACGACGGCCAGACCGGCGCCGCCACGCACCGGGTGTGGCGGGCGCGTTTCTCGCTGGACGTCGAGCCGGCCGGCCCGGTGCACGCGCTGATTTCGCTGCAGGGCGAGAAGACCTCGGTGCGGATGTGGGCGGAGCGGCCGTCCACCGCGACGCAGCTCCGCGCCGGCGCCGCGCAACTCAGCGCCGCGCTCAGCCGCGCCGAACTGACGCCGGGCGACATCGTCATTCGCGACGGCGCGCCGACCGCGCCGCCGCCGGCTGCGGCCGGCCATTTCCTGGATCGCGCGCTGTGACCGTCAGTATCAAGAACCAGATCGCGGTCGCGCTGTACTACGACAAAGGCGGCGCGCCGCGCGTCGTCGCCAAGGGCAGGGGCACGATCGGCGCCAAGATCATCGAGGTCGCGAAGGAGCACAATGTTCCGATCGAGGAGAACGAAGTGCTGGCCGGGGCACTGTCGCATGTCGAACTCGGCGACGAGATCCCCGAAGAACTCTACAAGGCGGTGGCCGAGGTGCTGGTGTTCGTGCTGAAACTGTCGGGCCGGACGCCGGGCTAAGCTTCTCGCCGTCATTGCGAGCGTAGCGAAGCAATCCAGCGCCGTGCATGGAGCCGCTGGATTGCTTCGTCGCTGCGCTCCTCGCAATGACGGTGAGGTTGATAGCTCGACGGCCATCGTTTCACCACGAGCCTCGCGCATCGTCCGCGCTTTATCCATCCTCGAGGATCATCCATTGCTCACCCGCCGTTCCGCCCTCGGCCTCTGCGCCGCCGCCCTGCTACCCACCCCCCGGGCGTTTGCGGAGGTCGCGCCGCCGCGCAGTGAAATCCGCGCCAGCCTCGCCAAACGTTTCACCGACGAGGGCACGGCAGGGACTTTCGTCGGCTACAAGACCGACGACTACCTGATCATCGCCAGCGATGCGCAGCGCTCCGGCGAAGCGTTCCTGCCGGCCTCGACCTTCAAGGTGCCGAACTCGCTGATCGCGCTCGAGACCGGCGTGGTCGGCGATCCGGACAAGGATGTGTTCAAGTGGGACGGCGTCACCCGCGGCATCGAGGCGTGGAATCGCGACCACACGCTGCGCAGCGCGATCGCGGCCTCGGCGGTGCCGGTGTATCAGGAGATCGCCCGCCGCATCGGCGCCGAGAGAATGCAGAACTACGTGAATTTGTTCGACTACGGCAACCGCAACATTGGCGGCGGCATCGACCGGTTCTGGCTGACCGGCGATCTGCGGATCGACTGCATTCAGCAGATCGACTTCCTCGACCGGCTGCGCCGCCGCGCGCTGCCGATCGGAAAGCGCAGCCAGGATCTGGTCGTCGACATCCTGCCGGTGACGAAAGTCGGCGATGCGGTGATCCGCGCCAAGACCGGGCTGCTCGGCGCCGAGAAGGGCCAGCCGTCGCTCGGCTGGCTGGTCGGCTGGGCCGAGAAGGGCGATCGGCAGACGGTGTTCGCGCTCAATCTCGACGCAAGCGAACCGCGCCACGCCGCGGCGCGGATGACGCTGGCGCAGAAGTGTCTGGCGGATATCGGCGCGATCTGAACGCTTAGTTCGCCTCGGCGGGACCGGCAGCGACGGGCTTGCGCTTGCCGAGCCGGCCGAGATGGGTGTCGTGGAAGCTCGATCCGTATTTCAGGCCGAAGCCGAGCATCCGGTCGAAGCCGATATGGGCGAACCAGATCAGCGCCAGCGTGCCGGCCATCGGCCACAGCACGAGAAGGCCGGCGATCGCCAGCACCAGCGGCGCGACCGTCGTATGCAGCGCGTTGTAGACGATCGCGCCGATCCGCTGCCCGGCGAGATAGCCGAGCATGCCGAGATCGGGCGCGAAGAACAGGATCGCGTACAACTCCCAGGGCGCGTCCGAGATCAGATAGAACAGCGATGCGCCGATGAACAGCGCAGCGCCCTCGGCGCGCATCAGCGAGGCCAAGCCGCCGCGCACCGCGCCGGGATTGGTGGGTTCAGTGGTGGCCTCGGTCATGCGGTGCTCCTGCGCGGGACACGCGATATAGGGCGGTTTGCGCGGCAACGCCATCGCGCTTTCGCATCCGGCCGATGCAGTTTTGAAGGCGGTGGCCGGCTGCCGGCCGGGTCGCGTCCGGCGCAGCCGCGCCGCGGACCGTTGGAACGCGCCGAAAGGGTTATTCCAATCCGTCCCGAGGTGGTTTCCTCCTTCCGAAGCCCCGTGCTAGAAGGCCTTGATTATCGCGGCGATCCGGGGGCACAAATCCGGCACGCCATGCGGCGGGACAACGACATCAAGAAGCGCGGCTCAACCTCATGAAACACATCCTTGAAGCACTCGACGAACGCCGGGCGGCGGCCAAACTCGGCGGCGGCGAGAAGCGCATCGACGCGCAGCACGCCCGCGGCCGGCTCACCGCTCGGGAGCGCATCGACCTGCTGCTCGACAAGCATTCGTTCGAGGAGATGGACATGTTCGTCCAGCACCGCTCGACCGAATTCGGGATGGAGAACACCAAAATTCCGGGTGACGGTGTGGTCACCGGCTGGGGCACCGTCAACGGCCGCAAGACCTTCGTGTTCGCCAAGGACTTCACCGTGTTCGGCGGCTCGCTGTCGGAGACCCACGCCGCCAAGATCACCAAGATCCAGGACATGGCGCTGAAGGCCCGCGCCCCGATCATCGGCCTGTACGACGCCGGCGGCGCGCGCATCCAGGAGGGCGTCGCGGCCCTCGCCGGTTACTCTTACGTGTTCCGCCGGGTGGTGCAGGCCTCCGGCGTGATCCCGCAGATCAGCGTCATCATGGGCCCCTGCGCCGGCGGCGACGTCTACGCCCCGGCGATGACCGACTTCATCTTCATGGTGAAGAACACCAGCTACATGTTCGTCACCGGCCCCGACGTGGTGAAGACCGTGACCAACGAAGTCGTCACGCCGGAAGAGCTCGGCGGCGCCTCGGTCCACGCCACCCGCTCCTCGATCGCCGACGGCGCGTTCGAGAACGACGTCGAGACGCTGCTGCAGATGCGCCGGCTGCTCGACTTCCTGCCCGCCAATTCGTCGGACGGCGTGCCGGAATGGCCGAGCTTCGACGATATCGAGCGCGAGGACTTCTCGCTCGACACGCTGATCCCGGACAATCCGAACAAGCCCTACGACATGAAGGAGCTGATCCTGAAGGTCGTCGACGAGGGCGACTTCTTCGAATTGTCGGACGCCTTCGCCAAGAACATCATCACCGGTTTCGGCCGTATCGCCGGCCGCACCGTCGGCTTCGTCGCCAACCAGCCGATGGTGCTGGCGGGCGTGCTCGACTCGGACGCCTCGCGCAAGGCGGCGCGGTTCGTGCGGTTCTGCGACAGCTTCAACATCCCGATCGTCACCTTCGTCGACGTGCCGGGCTTCCTGCCCGGCACCGCGCAGGAATATGGCGGGCTGATCAAGCACGGCGCGAAGCTCCTGTTCGCGTTCTCGCAATGCACCGTGCCGCTGGTGACGCTGATCACCCGCAAGGCCTATGGCGGCGCGTTCGACGTGATGGCCTCCAAGGAAATCGGCGCCGATATCAACTACGCTTGGCCGACCGCGCAGATCGCGGTGATGGGCGCCAAGGGCGCGGTCGAGATCATCTTCCGTCAGGACATGAACGATCCCGACAAGATCGCCGCCCGCACCAAGGAATACGAAGACCGCTTCCTGTCGCCCTTCATCGCCGCCGAACGCGGCTACATCGACGACGTGATCATGCCGCATGCGACGCGGCGGAGGATCGCGCGCGCGCTGGCGATGCTGCGCGACAAGCACGTCGACCTGCCGCTGAAGAAGCACGACAATATGCCGTTGTGAGGGAAGTTTGAATCCTGAAGAATTGGCTCGTTATTTGGTGGATCGGCTTGAAGAAGCGCGTAGCGAACGCCTTCAGGCGTTGCTTGACGAGTCTTTTGTTTGCTATTCAATTGGCCGGCATCTGGTCCCACAAGGATTTTCAGTCAAATCTGAGGCTAGCTTGCAGAGCATCCTTAGTAGCGTTGGACAGCAGCAGAGTGGTTATTTGGCGTATGACTTGACAGCAGTCCCTGATGGCAATTCCAGTAGTCTCAGAAACTTGGTGTTCGAGGTCAGCTTCTTGAGAGAAGGGAAGGGATGGCGAGCTTCAAAAATCTATCGTGATCTTATGCGGCTTTGCTATCTTCAGTGTGGGAATTGGTCCCACTTTCTGGTGGTGTGCTACACGATATCATCTACCCCTAAGCTTCCATTGCTCGAGGCGGGCTCGGAGGTGTCTGTCCGGTTTGACCAAGCGTTGGGAGGCGAGGCGAATGAGGCGGCCCACTTTTTTCTGATGAATTTCGGAACGGCCAACGCCAAAAGTTTGGTTGGATTCCTCTAGGGTGCTCAGTCCTTCGAACGGTCGTGTCGAAAGGAATCTTTGTGGCCGCCGTATTATCTGTCGAGCCCTATCGAGCCGCGCAACAAGAGTAGATAGATTGCAGCAACCGTAGGTTTTGTAAACACGGGGCGTGATGCGTATAGTCATCTTCAGGCTATGACATCCAATTTATTGCATCACATTCTTTACGCCGCCTGCGCCTTTCTCGGCCTGATCCGCTTCAGCTCTTCAGCGCTATTGTCTTCCGCGACCCCGAGATCGAACTGCGCCTGCAGCTTCATCCAGAAATTCGGTGTCGTGCCGAAGTACTTCGCCAGTCGCAGCGCGGTGTCGGCTTTCACTGGCGCTTCTTGACGGGCTAGGCGCTCGATGCGGGTTCGCGGCACGCCGCAGGCTGCGGCGACCGCGTAGGCGACAGGTTCATCGGCAGGAGAAACTCCTCGCGCAGAATCTCGCCGGGATGAACAGGGGGAAGCTTCTTCGTCATCGTCGCCTCGCGCTAATGATAGTCGACGATCTCGACATCGTCCGGGGCGGTGTCTCTCCAGCGGAACACGATCTGCCATTGATCGTTGATCCGGACCGAATGATAACTCGTTCGACATTCTGGCTCGCCGGTCGCTTCGTATCAATCCTATGCCCGCCGCGTGGGTGTTGTTCGCGGCCCCGCACACGGTATTTTCCGCGCTTCATCCGCCGTTAGTTGTAGCGCTGCCTCCGCAACTTCGCTGGAAATGCTCCGCGAACCGGGACAAGATCGCCGCCTGAGCGCAACGCCTCCGCGGCATTTGTCGTCGCGGCCGATGGCGTGGGCGGCTCCGATTTTGAGACGAAACTGATTGCTCAACCCTGGAGGGCCGAACCATGCGTGCCCTGGTGATACTTCTTTTGATCGCCGCGGCGGCCTTGGCGGGCTGGCTGTATTTTCACGGCTCGTTCGACAGCTACCGGCAGAAGACCGGCGAAGCCTTCATCCGGGTCGGCGATTTTCGCGCGGCGCATCTGCCGTCCGCGAACTATGCCGGGCATTATCTGCCTTACGCGCTGTTCGCGCTGCGGGCCTATGATCCGGCCGGACCCGGCGGTTCGCCGAAGCTGAATGCGTTGCTGGAGCGGCCGGCACCGGACGATCCTGCGCGGAGCCGGATCACCGCCGAACTGCGCGGCGGCTGGCTCGGCGACTGGGCGTTGATCGAGCAGGGCGAGGGGCCGTTGCCGTGTCCCGACGGCGACGGGCAGTGCGGCGGCCGGGCGCTCGGCGGGCTCGGCTACAAGGTGTTCAGCTCGCAGGCGCGCAACGAGATCGTCGTCGCCTTCCGCGGCACCGACTTCAAGGAGGCGCATGACTGGATCGCCAATCTGCGCTGGGTGACGCGGTTTCTGCCGTACTATGATCAATACGCGCAGGTGCAGCGCCACATCGGGCCGATCCTCGACCGGGCGCTGGCGGCGCACAAGCTGGCTGATCCGACGATCGTCGCCACCGGGCATTCGCTCGGCGGCGGGCTGGCGCAGCAGGCGGCCTACAAGGACGGCCGCATCCGCGCGGTCTATGCGTTCGATCCCTCGACCGTCACCGGCTATTACGATCCCGGCGTTCCGGGCAAGGAGAATTCGGTCGGCCTGCTGATCGATCGGGTGTATCAGCGCGGCGAGGTGCTGGCCTATCTGCGGTTCCTGATGACGCAGCTTTATCCGGTGGCGGCCTTCAATCCGCAGATCCGCACCGTGCGGTTCAGCTTCGGTGCCGAGGGCGGCGTCGTCGCCAGGCACAACATGGCGGATCTCGCCGCCGGCCTGCTCGAAACCTCGGGAACGCCGGAGGCATGGGCCGCGCGCGCCCTGCCGCTGCCGAATGCGCCCGGCAGCGACCCCGGCGAGACCTGGATCTATCGCCTCGTCGACTGGATCAACCGCAAGTAATTGAACCGGCCGGCGGTCGGCGACGACCAAGGCGATCGGGCAGGTCCGACGCAGGCCGCGTGGCCGCGATGCCGGCCCGGTCCGCGATATTGTAAACGGCCGCGGTCTCGGGCAGAGTTTCGTCGTCCCGCCGCAGGTTCGCCCTCATGCATCGTATCGTCGTCGCCGTCCTCACCTTCGCCGCCGTGCTGGCGCCACTCGCTTCGGCCGAGGCGCTGGAGCAGATGCTGCTGAAGCCGCCGAAGGGCTTCAAGGTTGTGGCCGAGTCCAAGACCGACACGACGAGCACGGCGGTGATGGTTCCGGACGGCCAGAGCGTGGCGAACTGGACCGAGAAACTGACGACGCAGGTCCTGTTCAAACAGGCCGAGCAGTCGCCCTCCGCCTATCGGACGCGCTCCGAGAAGGCGGCGGCAGCCGAATGCCCCGGCGCGACCTTCGAGACGATCAAGGACGGCACCGAGAACCTGTATCCGATGGTCGCCTGGACCGAGACCTGTCCAAAGGCGAAGGACGGCGGCAAGCCCGAAATCACCTGGTCGAAGGCCGTGCGCGGCCGCGAGAATTTCTATCTGTTGCAGAAGGCGCACCGGTTCGAGCCCGATGCCAAGCAGCGCAAGGCGCTCGTCCGGCTGTTCGATGCGTCGAGAGTGTGTGACACCCGCGTGCCCGGCCATCGCTGCAAACAGAAGTGAGCCGCTTGCGCGACCAGCCGCGAGCGCCTGACGACAATGCGGCGACCCTGCGCCCGGCGCTCAGTCGATTTCGGCGTGGCGGCGTGTCCGCGTCGAGCCTATAACATCCGGACTGCAGCCATCATGGCATCGCGCGGCTAATCGACATGACCGTTCCGTGGCACCTCGTCGGGCTTGCTTTCCTGATTTGCCTGGCCGTTTCCGCGCCGGGCTTCCGGCGGGTCTATTACTTCGTCAGCCTGTGCTATGCGGGCGCCATCGCGGCGCAGAGCCTGGCGTTCGGGCTGGTGTTTCACGACACGGTGGGGGGATGGACGCTGCTGCAGCTCGCGCTGCTGCTCGTCTACGGCGTCCGGCTCGGCGGCTTCCTCGCGATTCGCGAGCGCAATTCCGTGTATGCGAAGGAACTCGCCGGCGCGGAGCGGCGCACGGCCGATGTGAAGCTCTGGCAGAAGGTCGCGATCTGGCTCGGCGTCAGCCTGCTGTACACGCTGCTGTTCCTGCCGGCATTGCTGACGCTGTCGCTGCAAGCCGCGGGCGTCTGGCCGGCATCGACGCCACTCGGCGTGATGGTGATGTTCGCCGGCCTGGTCATCGAGGGCGTCGCGGACTGGCAGAAATATCGCTACAAGCAAGCCAACCCGTCGCATTATTGCGACGTCGGGCTATACCGCATGGTGCGCTGCCCGAATTATTTCGGCGAGATGCTGTTCTGGTTCGGCGTCTGGCTGTCCGGCCTGTCGGCCTATGCGACGGTCGCGGCGTGGCTGCCGGCGACGCTGGGGATGCTGTATATCGAGGTGCTGATGATTGCGGCCGCCGCCGGCCTCGAGCGCAAGCAGGACGAGCGCTACGGCGCGCAGCCGGACTATCAGGACTACGTCCGGACCGTGCCGATCCTGTTTCCGGCCACCGCGATCTATTCGTTGCGCAAGCTGCGGCTGGCATTCCGCTAGCGAGGCGTGTCCGGCGATCGATGCTCGGTGTCGCCAACGAAAAAGCCCCGCGCGAACGGGGCTTCGTCGATGCGGTGTCGATCCGGATCAGTAGCGGCGCAGGCAGCGGCCGGCACGCCAGAAATAGCCCGGCGGGCAGACGCGCGGTGCGACGACGCGCGGCGGGACGACCACAACCGGCCCACGGCGATACATCGGACGGCAGCGGCCCATCGGACCGCGGGCCCAACCCGGGCCGCAGCCCTGGGCGACCTGAATGATGTCGGCCGGAGCGGACGAGGCGAGCGGCGCCAGCGGGATCGCGCTGGCTGCACCTGCGCCGACCAGCGTGGCTGCGAACACGGTCGCTGCGAAAACGGCTTTCATAATGGACTCCTCTGTTGCCTCGGCGCGGCGCAACACGCGTCCGTGCCCCGACGCCTACCTAGGCGAGTCGCCGTGAATAGGCCATGAACGCCGCGTTTCGAAGAGAGCGCCGTGCGGCCAGGATCGATGCGCAGCGCATGGAAATGCAGCGGATGCATCGCTGCACCCGCTGCTCAGGTCGATCCGCCGATCATGACTGTGTGCTACTTCGTTCCTTGGGACCCGGCCGGGCCGGTCGGCGATGTCGTGCCATCCGCCGTCGGCGGCACTGGCGGCGCCGCATTGTCGCGCGACGGCGCGGCTCCGGTGGTCATCCCCGGCTGCCGATTGATGCCCGGCGTCGCAGCCGGCGCAGCCGGATCGGTGGCGGGCGAGGTCTGCGCAGTCTGGCCTGCGGATGTTTCCGGCGGATTCGGAATCACGATCGCCTCGTCCTTCGGATCGAGAGACGACGTATTCAGGCCGTAGAACACCGCCGCGAACACCACCACGATAGCGACGGCAAACGCCGCAATCCGACCTGCGGTGGCCGGGCCTTGCTTCAATTCGGGATCGGCCTGAAGTTCGTGATCGAACTGCGACGGAGCCCGCCGATCGTCGGCCTGGACGCCGGGCCGAAGAGGATCGTTGGGATTGCGTGGCGCCATGAAGTCCTCCTTTCATTGACAGGGAATCAATCCAGCGCGTCCTGATCCGTTCCCCGCCGATTGCAATCGGCCCGCCTCGGGCGTTGCCGTTCCTGTTGCAGCGCGTCGGACACGATCGTTCGCGCCGAGCCGGTTCCGCGACGTTATCTGCAAGCCGAGGCCGCGCGGAAAGGAACGAAACTGCGAAGATCGGAGCGCCTGACGTTCGCCGTTTTTTGTGATGCGCCAGCCACATAAACCGGCATAGACTGATTCCAAAGACCGCAAGAGCGGCCGGATGGTTGCGCGGTCCAACGCCTTATGAGGGCCGTATGGGAATCGACCAGGGACCGATCAGTCTCGATCAAAAATACACCCAGCATTCCGGGCATATTTTTCTCACCGGCATTCAGGCGCTGGTGCGGCTGCCGATGGCGCAGGTCCGCCGCGATCGCGCCGCGGGGCTGAAGACGGCGGGCTTCGTCACCGGCTATCGCGGCTCGCCGCTCGGCGGCTACGACCAGCAGCTCGTCGCGGCGCGGCGGCATCTCGAGCAGTACAACGTCAAGTTTCAGCCCGGTGTGAACGAGGACCTCGCGGCCACCGCGATCTGGG
The DNA window shown above is from Rhodopseudomonas palustris HaA2 and carries:
- a CDS encoding penicillin-binding transpeptidase domain-containing protein; this translates as MLTRRSALGLCAAALLPTPRAFAEVAPPRSEIRASLAKRFTDEGTAGTFVGYKTDDYLIIASDAQRSGEAFLPASTFKVPNSLIALETGVVGDPDKDVFKWDGVTRGIEAWNRDHTLRSAIAASAVPVYQEIARRIGAERMQNYVNLFDYGNRNIGGGIDRFWLTGDLRIDCIQQIDFLDRLRRRALPIGKRSQDLVVDILPVTKVGDAVIRAKTGLLGAEKGQPSLGWLVGWAEKGDRQTVFALNLDASEPRHAAARMTLAQKCLADIGAI
- a CDS encoding EscU/YscU/HrcU family type III secretion system export apparatus switch protein, with the protein product MTVSIKNQIAVALYYDKGGAPRVVAKGRGTIGAKIIEVAKEHNVPIEENEVLAGALSHVELGDEIPEELYKAVAEVLVFVLKLSGRTPG
- a CDS encoding flagellar hook-length control protein FliK, producing the protein MAISVNPNLPVLALQGVTADVALQPGTVVQAKVLSILDNNQVRIAIGGQTVEATTQIPLQPGQSLQVAVSQTDQGIRLAVVNQPATASVTTANLAASSAALDTVTLAPQAITLTAQAAPSIVPSANALTPQQLTALTTAAQIAATQQTGLSSLFANLDAATDLASLPQAVRAAVEQVLAQRANLTPALTGADIQRAFQGSGILLEASLATGAQPATAGTDLKAALIVLRQVLSSALGGSATAAQAASTATTTPLLQSGQGTQLLAQAALLATQAELPNATAPTTAQATTPFATAGLATATSQMLASLGISVAATSGAATDAAEQALVRNVINQLTNVNASAPASPTAAAATAESAAALSALQAAIQANPQTAALLAKAGFANNALLLSLLPAVAGGARAGKVDDNAIARTNTPPPPIGGALPAAQPVMPANLDPHAPLDATLRRILTETEGSLARQTLLQVASLPDRTELAAAKFDAPQPRWSFEIPFTTPQGTAVAQFEISRDGDDGQTGAATHRVWRARFSLDVEPAGPVHALISLQGEKTSVRMWAERPSTATQLRAGAAQLSAALSRAELTPGDIVIRDGAPTAPPPAAAGHFLDRAL
- a CDS encoding lipase family protein, with amino-acid sequence MRALVILLLIAAAALAGWLYFHGSFDSYRQKTGEAFIRVGDFRAAHLPSANYAGHYLPYALFALRAYDPAGPGGSPKLNALLERPAPDDPARSRITAELRGGWLGDWALIEQGEGPLPCPDGDGQCGGRALGGLGYKVFSSQARNEIVVAFRGTDFKEAHDWIANLRWVTRFLPYYDQYAQVQRHIGPILDRALAAHKLADPTIVATGHSLGGGLAQQAAYKDGRIRAVYAFDPSTVTGYYDPGVPGKENSVGLLIDRVYQRGEVLAYLRFLMTQLYPVAAFNPQIRTVRFSFGAEGGVVARHNMADLAAGLLETSGTPEAWAARALPLPNAPGSDPGETWIYRLVDWINRK
- a CDS encoding acyl-CoA carboxylase subunit beta, which gives rise to MKHILEALDERRAAAKLGGGEKRIDAQHARGRLTARERIDLLLDKHSFEEMDMFVQHRSTEFGMENTKIPGDGVVTGWGTVNGRKTFVFAKDFTVFGGSLSETHAAKITKIQDMALKARAPIIGLYDAGGARIQEGVAALAGYSYVFRRVVQASGVIPQISVIMGPCAGGDVYAPAMTDFIFMVKNTSYMFVTGPDVVKTVTNEVVTPEELGGASVHATRSSIADGAFENDVETLLQMRRLLDFLPANSSDGVPEWPSFDDIEREDFSLDTLIPDNPNKPYDMKELILKVVDEGDFFELSDAFAKNIITGFGRIAGRTVGFVANQPMVLAGVLDSDASRKAARFVRFCDSFNIPIVTFVDVPGFLPGTAQEYGGLIKHGAKLLFAFSQCTVPLVTLITRKAYGGAFDVMASKEIGADINYAWPTAQIAVMGAKGAVEIIFRQDMNDPDKIAARTKEYEDRFLSPFIAAERGYIDDVIMPHATRRRIARALAMLRDKHVDLPLKKHDNMPL
- a CDS encoding DUF1295 domain-containing protein, with product MTVPWHLVGLAFLICLAVSAPGFRRVYYFVSLCYAGAIAAQSLAFGLVFHDTVGGWTLLQLALLLVYGVRLGGFLAIRERNSVYAKELAGAERRTADVKLWQKVAIWLGVSLLYTLLFLPALLTLSLQAAGVWPASTPLGVMVMFAGLVIEGVADWQKYRYKQANPSHYCDVGLYRMVRCPNYFGEMLFWFGVWLSGLSAYATVAAWLPATLGMLYIEVLMIAAAAGLERKQDERYGAQPDYQDYVRTVPILFPATAIYSLRKLRLAFR
- a CDS encoding HigA family addiction module antitoxin, which codes for MSNELSFGPDQRSMADRVPLERHRPGRCRDRRLSLARGDDDEEASPCSSRRDSARGVSPADEPVAYAVAAACGVPRTRIERLARQEAPVKADTALRLAKYFGTTPNFWMKLQAQFDLGVAEDNSAEELKRIRPRKAQAA
- a CDS encoding DUF4260 domain-containing protein yields the protein MTEATTEPTNPGAVRGGLASLMRAEGAALFIGASLFYLISDAPWELYAILFFAPDLGMLGYLAGQRIGAIVYNALHTTVAPLVLAIAGLLVLWPMAGTLALIWFAHIGFDRMLGFGLKYGSSFHDTHLGRLGKRKPVAAGPAEAN
- a CDS encoding GCG_CRPN prefix-to-repeats domain-containing protein; this translates as MKAVFAATVFAATLVGAGAASAIPLAPLASSAPADIIQVAQGCGPGWARGPMGRCRPMYRRGPVVVVPPRVVAPRVCPPGYFWRAGRCLRRY